In Miscanthus floridulus cultivar M001 chromosome 8, ASM1932011v1, whole genome shotgun sequence, the sequence cccataggcctaagaaaatagacattgggagcaacagccgatggaatcaaaatttcgttcctcatttcctaggaacccgataaaataaatttgagaagaagggAAGTGCAGGGTAACAACTGATACTTAGAAAACGGGAGCTTGAAAtcatacctcagggacgtggtcgcTGGTCGTCATTGTAGCCAAAATAGGTTCGAATCTGAGGAAGGTTGGTTGAATAACAGTTTGATAGAGCAGTGGATTGGCTAGTGTTGAGGCCTTAGCGATGGCGGCGTCGGCTGTTACGATTTGCTCGAAGAAAAAGGGGAAAGTAGATGGGCTGAATGAATTGGAAATGAtgctgttggggtattatataaaatttggGCTGAGAATATCAAGAGTCACACGTATATCTCAGAATAAACGATTGCGACATGGTGAACAGGTAaaaaggaattttggaataaaatcatttttatcgcaaaattggggggcatgtatttacaccaaaatttgggaagaagaacgatggaactcgaagcttccaagattgtgtcatcaaagaattgattgcataaggatcgatatcaatTGGTTCAGATGTGGCACTAGGATCAGCTCTCTTCAGGTAACGTCAGCAGATAACATCaataagctacggttggcgtcgggaaagatatgtcggactctacaaaaagtgaaagattagggtccaagttaatgaggacatgacacccatacatatgaccatgtttggcgcatggtatggaggggtaggagtccagcaagggtgtctaagtcaagaaggaggtccaaggctaattcggttcgaatccccgaggtgtaggcccaaagcaactcaagttcgagtctgcctcggcctccaggaccagtctgccttaaactggtcacccaggacgcatccggactccgttttcgatgatccacatatggttggaaagctaatttgataaggaagccaatccaagtggtctcacatcaaaataccttcggaatcaacgggaatcgtcgaaacaagtcagcatccagaatctgccagggtgatgcaacaccgtcttttggtccgttggactgtgtatcgtgtttgggccctttAGAGGGCGCAtctagggggtgacgcccaagactctataaatagcagccgtcgctctctttagggtttgggttttgtttagttcttgatttcctcgtaaaacagacatcattttgctgcaactgtgccacaaaggctgcttgctatgaaccagggccccagttcttgatcttgttcgcctgtggcgattagtcctttcgaataaagacttgaactccttcttgttatcataagcctcatatttatttgcaatttcagattgcgttcatcccgttcttgcttgtgttctcgattcgcttgcaggaaagccttctcggtgaggtcaatcgcgttcgcgtggttgataaccaacggagcagtggtgtaatggttgcgggggtctgaatcagtcttagttcgaagcctagatcatgaacgtcgagtctccaccaatcgacgctatcatacctttcggaagatcgggcctagtctacatcacaagttatcttaagttaggaatgttttctcttataccaaagtttGTAATACATCGTATTTGAGtatgattcatgcttaggttctaggtataaatattggaccccggctattgtaaaggacatccaatcaatcaatacaaattactttttttggctttacgcccacccttaggagtagaagtagtgtagatctcggcgagttcttcaacaagcagggctgcatcgatccagccAACCTCCGGCTtgcctgtaagtaccgtcatggcctATATGtccgtttgtaaggctgcatcagttaagttcgacctccactatgagctCTAGTATGAGCTTATATTGGTTCGAGCCATGGTGCATGCTAATCCCTACTCTAGTGGTGCAGCTgctcttgtattcatatgctcaattacaggggttgttgctcctactatgtagtagattggaatggtggaagatggatcctgggcccgaggtccctaccctcctttatataggcaggagaggtagtgtcggtgtttcataaaccggactagtaaatttatacgattgctgcgctgctctagaaagacgatGGTAGCCTCCaatagacacaaggatttatactggttcaggtcggagccctacgtccagtctcagataAGATcaagtgtgtgttcctcgcttgaatgctctaaagttcttacaatggggggtgcaagaatggtggaagaggtggtagaacctatgctagatGAGGGGCAGCTcgaagagaagctccaggagccctactgCTATGGATGGAATTGTAGAGGATAAAGAATGTGAAGATCCCCTGAGATGGGGGCCCTGgccgcccttatatagagttcggggctaggGCTCGTTACAAAGAGAAGCGTTGAGAGactaagggaggtcctagctaacttggcttgcaagctacgccgtcttctgATGCTTGCCTAGGCATggctgtcatcatggtcttgtggccacatcaCGGCAGGGTCTGACGTGGTGCTACTATGCTGGCTAtggcagcactgtagccatggtGATAGTTCGTCAGCTGCCCTATGTAATGTGGTATCCTTCATGGTCTTCACCGTTTTCTCCAGGTTCCCCGGGGCATCATACCCATAGTAGGTAGCCACCCTTGGTCATCGTTCACCTAGTCGCTTCATGAGGCTAAGGGCCACGACCCTGATCGTTGGGGTCGGGGCACTCTATGAGCCAGGGAGGTCTCTAGGTAGAGGCCCTTGTCATGGATCTCATCCtatagtgggtgggatcgtacgCGCGTCCTGTCGGTCCATATTCGGATGGTGGGTTTTGTACCCATTGCCACCGATGTGCGGTGTTGTCTCGTTGATGTGGTATGGCGTTGGGTTGGCGCCTGACCAGACCGAGGTGACTACTGTCATATCGGTCCTTGCGGGGTCCGCGCGACATGCTTGCCTTCGTTAGAATAGGCACATCGCGTGGGGCTCGACCTCTCCCTGTCTCCTAGGGGTCGTTACGGGGAAGAGGTCACGCATTTGAGCATCTCGCGGCTAATGCCGGAGGAAGGGATCGTGATTGCCCTCACCTTAGCGTCTGGCCTGCTCTGCTCTACTTTTGCTAGGCCTCGGTCATTCGGGCCTTTGCTAGCTGCTGAGTTGTGGGCCATGCGGCCCACTAACAAATCGGTGCCCTGAGACACCCTGGGGTTATGACCCCGACATGTAGGGTTAAAGAGAGGGCGATCGGGTTGAGAGATTgagttcctagtttgttacacgatatgcgcaacagattgatcctagctatcatcCAGATATACTCGTCCTAGTTTGCCTTGACCTCAATGTTGGTTGATCGCGTCAGCCCTTGTGGTCCTCCACCTTagcggctgctgggccgatagCCTGGCGATAGTCACATATACGGGCGGTGTAGGTACCCATGTCCCATATATCTGACAGGTTGACTGCCTCAGCCCCGTAGAcgaggaagaagggggtgtaACCAGTTGAGCGGTTCACACTCGTCCTGAGGCTCCAgtgcaaggggggggggggggggagttcaTCCACCCATCGGTCGGAGTGAATCTTGAGCTTGTTATAGATGTGGGTCTCGACCTGGCCGTTGGACTCGAGGTGGCATACTGATGTCCAGTCTACTCGAATTTGCCAGGAGTCGTAGAAATCTAGTAATTTGCAACCTGTGAACTGAGTGTCATTGTTAGTGATAATACGATTttgaaccccgaacctgtggataatgtcctGTATGAACTCGGCCGCTCGTTCTGACTTGAGGTTGACGATGGGCCGGACCTCGacccacttggtgaacttgtcgatggtgaccaTAATGTGGTTGAACCCCTCGGGTGCCTTCCTGAATTCCCCGACCATGTCGAGGCACTGGACCATGAAGGGCCAGGTGATGGGAATCATCTAGAGCACCTGTGCTGGTAAGTGGCTCTACTTGGCTTAGTACTGTTATCCTTTGCACGTCCTGATGATGTCTCGGGCGTCGGTGAgggccgtcggccagtagaagccatgTCTGAAAGATTTCACGACGAGGGCCCTCGGAGCGGCGTGATGCGCGTAGATGCCGGCATGGATGTCGAGGAGCAGCTTCTTCCCTTCCTTGGGGGGAACGCACTGGAGGAGTACCCCGGAGGCGCTTCGACGGTAGATCTGCCCACCTGCAAGCTTGTAGCTCTTAGCACGCTGCACCAGCCTGCGGGCATCGGTGGCGCCGTCGGGGAGGTTCCCGCGCTGGAGGAAGTCAGAGAAGGGCATCATCCAGTCCTCGGGGGCCCCAATTGGCTGGGGGGAGCCTTCCCCTGGCGCACACGCTTCGCTGGCGAGGGCCGAGGTCAGGCCACCGGAAGGTGAATTCTGCCGGCTGAGCGAGTCGTCCATCGTCGTCGAGGGCCCTTCGGAGTCCCCCGTGCCGGGGCGGTCGAGCTCTTCATCAACGGTGGTGGGCTCTAGTCGCCCGCACTTCTGAGGTCACGCCGGGGGTCCAGGAGGGGCCCAGTCAACGGTTCAGCCCCTTAGCGGCCGCGCGTGGTGACGGCCATCACGCTTTCTCTGGGAGGTGGTGACTCGTCGCCGGCCAGGTTTTGCGCTGGGGGTGGCCCCTTGGTGTTTGTTAACGCAAACAgagaaatccgcaagcgcacggattgaaacaattttttttgctattttttcgtCCCGTTTTTGggaattttgaaaattcaaatcaccgccggttggtaatacgaaccttGGAGCTGGAGCACCTTCCTGGTACCATGAAGTTGGAGCTAGTGGGGGGCTTCCTATGATTGAAACAAAATTTTTTACTATTTTGTCGGCCTGTTTTTGggaattttgaaaattcaaatcaccTGCTCAACCACAGAAATAGTTCCTcgtaattaattttataaaacTTGAAAACCAAATGGGAGAGAGGGAAACTGCTCGAAAACCACGAAGGGAGAGGGTGCCTAAACGGATAGCAAGGAGGAGCGCTGAGAGAGAGAGATTTACCAAGTGAttatctttaccgagtgcagaTAAATATGTTGGAGGTTTTCTCTTTCATGTTTGTGGAGTCATCGCAAGAGAAGCACACCTCACCTCAGCATGACAGCATCAAAAGAGCCGTTGTCAAATGTGTGTTTGACATCTCGTGCGCCCCAGTATGTCTTCACGCTGAAAGGTCTTATAAAGACCAATTCGCTTTTGAAATGGACATCTTCCTGTTTGAATGTCAAACCGAAGAAAAAGGCAATGCGATTTTAGCGGTCGACACGTCTCCCTCAACTAAATTTGCAGAATCATCTATCCGCTCACGGCAAAGGCTGACATTTAAACGATCCATAGTTTTCGGTGCAGCAATCCGCGTCACCGCGTGTTCCCGTTCAGCAGTGAATCATGTCACGGCAAAGACTCTCAGTAGCTTCAAATAAAATATCTTCGTGACATCTCAAAGGTTGACGACCTGCATGTTGGACAGGGGAAACTTGTAATGGCGCCATCGGGTACGTGGTCATCCTGCcggctcccgccgccgccgtctcgtCCACACCCACTGTCAGACACCTGAACCCTTAACCCGAAGGTAATGATGACACCGTGAGTTGCTCTCGGTTGGGTCTTCAATCTAGATGCCTCTCGGTTTATTCGACTTTTCCGTACCTTGTGTGTATACGCAGCAAGTGGCATCGGGCACCATATAATAGACCGGATGCCATGCCATGGCAGCATTGGTTGTACCTTGTACGTCAACAATGCCCTAGCAATGCATCAACAACTACTATACCTTCCACGGACCCACATTGTAGATTAATCCCTACGGCCACCGTACCCAATCGTTATAAAAATTCAgttagtgcttgtttagttcccaaaaactttccaaaaaagtgctaagtagccatcacatcgaatcttgcgatacgtgcatggagcattaaatgtagacgaaaaaaaaactaattgcacagtttagttggaaatcgcgagacgaacgttttgagtctaattagtccatgattgaacactaattaccaaataaaaacgaaagtgctacagtaaccaaatttccaaatttcgcGAGCTGAACACAGCCTTAGCAATATGGTAAAGAGCCACGAAATATGTCAGGTGTATATATGAGATATTTGTTAGTATAGGATCACGATTACTCGCTGTATGGTGGCTGGAACAATCGATCAGAACGATGAACGCATGAACAGAATGATGAACACGATGAACACAGGAACGGCAACTACCGGATGGCAaagctattttactctgatggtAGTGTTCAGTACATAGGGCCTTTCTGGCGGTTCAAGCGATAACACAACTCAACAACATCCCAGCTATTTATACCAACAGCTAATGCTAAACAAACTGCCTAGAACGTGATACAAACACACTGTGAAACACACTCTTCAGACAGACGCAGaacgtgggcgcggtcaccagcaACTGCTGTCCCCGCCGTGGTGCTCCAACTTCAAACTGAAGTTTTCCCGCCTAGCTTCTCCAGCTACTCCACGCCACTCCTCAGCTGCTATCGAAGTCACAATGTGATCAGGATTACGCCAACATTCTCCCCCCTAATCCTGAATTTCAATAGTGGAGTCATCACCAAACCGTACCTTTCCACTGATGGCATGATCAAGATCTCTGAACTTGCTTCGATCAATCGTCTTGTGATTGCTTGCTCCGTTGTCCAAGTACCACACGTCTCCTGTTGGATCACCTCCACCAGTGAGATGAAGTTCAGGCACAATTCTTGCCTCATTCAGAAACATCCTCTGAATATTGCTTCTTGGCGGGTGCTCAAGCAGTCCCGGTGTTGCCGTTTCCGCGAACAACACCGTCggctccttgtcctctgccttcaCACAATGTgcctcttctcccttcttctcaaCTGGGCACCTATTTGCATAGTGCATGTATTTGTGacacttgaagcatttgatgTGACTCTTGTCACGCTTCCCCATGCTATCCTTGCCGGCGTCGCCATGTCCGCCACGGCTACTGCTACCACCGCCACGCCCACGTCCACGCCCACGACCTCCACTCTCCTGCTTCCTCCCCTTCCCCGAAGAATCACCACCGGAGTTTTTCTGTTTGGCTTCCCACTCCCCCTGTGTGAGCAACACCTGCCCACCTTTGAATCTCACGCCGCCAGCTCCCTGCCATGTGCGCTCCTCGAACGCGTTCAGACGCCCCACCGCCTCATCAAATGCCAACGTCTTTAGGTCAAAGAACTGCTCGATCCAGGCCACGACATTGAGGAATCGTTCAGGCACGGTATCAAACAGCTTCTTCACCAACGCTGCATCATCCAGGCTACCCCCCAAATTGCTGTACTTGACAGACATCGCCGTCAATCTGCCAACAAATTAGTCAAGCGACTCATCCTTCTTCATCCAGATGGCATCGAACTCGCTCTTGAGCGTCTGCAACCGCGCGTCCTTGACCCGATCTGCTATAACAAACTAAGCCTTCAGGGATTCCCAGacctccttcctcgccttcttcGACACGACTTGCAACAACAAATTGTTAGGCAGGCACTGCAGAAGATGTGCCCACGCCTTCTTGTCAGTGGCGGTTGCCTTCGCCGCCTCCGCCTCACACGGCGTTGTCGACGTCCCcgccaccggctccaccacctcCCACACCCCCTGATCCTCCATGATCTCCTGCACTCGAATACACCAGCTGGTGTAGTTCGTGCTCGTCAGCGCCGGGTACAGATGACGGTCACCACCGCCGCCTCACACCCTCTCTCCACTAGGAACGATCGACATGGACTCGATTTGTGGATGTCTCCACGAGTAAAGTGGCTTTGATACCAGATGTTAGTACAGGATCACGATTACTTACTATATGGTGGCTGGAACAATCGATCAGAATGATGAACTCATGAACAGAATGATGAACACGACGAACACAGGAACGGCAACTGTCGGATGGtagagctattttactctgatggtAGTGTTCAGTACATAGTGCCTTTTTGGCGGTTCAAGCGATAACACAACTCAACAACATCCGAGCTATTTATACCAACATCTAACACACACGCTTTTTGTCAgagatatgggccaggggtacctgCAACGCCGTATAtatgaccaccaccaagctatcagCCCAACAGCCGCCAAGGAGGAGGCCCGCAAGGGCTGACGTGATCAACCAATGTGGAGAACAAGGCAAACCAAGGCGGGTGTATCtggacgatagctaggatcaatctgttgtaacaaactaggaagacaatctgttagcccgatcatcctctctataaccctacctctcctgcctatataaagaAGGGTAGGGACCTCGGGCTTGGGATACAATCTTTCACCAATTCCATCTACCTCGTAGCTAAGAGCAACAACCCCTGTAATTAagcatatgaatacaagagcagctgcaccactggagtagggttTAGCGCACACCGCgccccgaactagtataaatctctgTGCCTCATTGTTGGATATTGCTGGAGCAAAATaatccgacagttggcgcaccaggtaggggcctttcatGTTAAGATTTGTTTTTGTGTTTCAGATGGGAATCACCTTCGACTTCGGTGATGAACCGGAGAAGATGCAGCCAGGCACGAGGATCGGCTTTGGCAAGatcgacttcatcgccgaccggttCGGGGACCTGCGCATTCAGGAGCCCGAGCCGACTGAACGGGAGGAGGAGCAGTCGCTCTAGATCTGTGCTTTCACCGCTGAACTAGAGAAGGCTATCGACGGAGGACTGCTCGCCATCGCTCGCCATCTGACCCGCCGTGGTTAACTTTTCGCCGAACCCGGCCAAGAGCCTAGACTCAACAACACCCTTTTCCTCCGCAAGATCGGGGATCCAATCCCCACAACGGATGCGGTACTCGATCTGACCCATTCCCGATCCTCGGGACTGCCGTGCGGTGATGATTTGCCTAAACCAGCCCCTTTAGGCTGTCATGCTACCTTCTAGATCTCCTATGGAGAAACTGAAAAACCCGTGTCATACTGATCGGGATCACTACAATGATGACTTTGGCTTGAACCTAGTCAGGTTCACCATCCACAATCTCAGCCAGGGCAGTACTGTCCTTGAAGAATTGGACTACTCCAAAGAGAGCGATCGGCGCCATGACATGGGAGCCACCGAGCTCATTAACATGACTATTACCGGCCACATGAAGTTACCCACACAGATGTTGACGATGATGACACCATCTCACATACACGCAGTTGCTATCTCGGTGTGACCGATCACTAGGGGAACGGGTACATCACACCCGAACGTTCCCCCACTATCATGTTGAGTTTGATTATGCAGCACCTTACGAGACCAGCCAGCAGGCCCATGATTGTTTGCTTAATCACAATGATGTGTTAgcaaatgaaaataaaaaaactcCGACGTGAGCTCCAACAGCAGAATGCCGCTCGGGGCCGTTAGGCCCACAACGACATTCTGCAAGTAGCTCCGGTATATTCCAACGCCGAGCAAAACTTGCCCGAGGCCATGAGGAAAGCGGCGGCGATGCCACAACCATCCATAGAAGAGGACCGACAAGCTTTCCAAAGGATTCAAGAGCTGATAGTGGCCGCTGTCGACCGCATACCAGCACCCAGTGATACATCTGCTACACTCATCTATGCACCCCAAAACTCGGGGCTCAACCGCCGCATTGATCTAACAGATCCCCATGCCACAACCACGGACGCCGCCAAGATCCCGCCCCACAACCGGGTGACAATGGTGGCGGACAGGGAGGTGGCGGCAGAGAGCGCTCTCCCAATGGAGGAAATCACGAGGCCGACGCGGCTAATGACAATTCAGGGAGCAGTATTGCTCTAATGGCGAGGGCGATACCCGTCACGACCAAAGAAATCCCAGGAACTGGCCCAAACTGACGCCACGCGCCGCCGGTGGTGACCCCTGTGACTTGGTAGGACCTCCCGCGTTCGGATACCAAATCCAGTCGGCTCCCACGCCCCGCAGGTATTGTGCTCCCAACATTGAAAAATACAACGGAGAGACATACCCGAAGATTTGGCTAGTAAACTACCAACTCGCCATGAAAGCGACATCCAAACCGGATACGTTTTTGATGATTTAGTACCTTTCGATCTACCTCACTGACTCCGCCAAAAATTGGCTAAACAACCTTCGGGAAGCCACGATCAAGCGATGGGCTGACCTCAAGAAGGCATTCTGTAATCACTTTGAGGGGGCTTATACTAAGCCAGGCACCTCGTGGGACCTCCTAGGATGCAATCACAAGACCGACGAGAGTCTCCATGATTACATAAAGTGCTTCACATAGCGCAAGAATAAGCTTGAGGATGTCCCTGATGCTAGCATCATCACTGCCTTCACCGTCGGCGTCGACAGCGAACCCCTCATTCAGGAACTTGGACGAAGGAAGAACATCAGTCTCCGTGACATGTTCGCCTTAGCCCACGAGCACGCCGGCGGTGAAGATTGCTTTAACACCAGTAACAGCAAATATAAGTCATGACTCACTGACGTCGTGGACCAATCTGCACTAACCAAGAAGGATCGTAAGCATCGAGGCGAGCTCATGGCCAATGCCGagaaacaagaaggcaacaaattCAAACAAAGCCGTAGAAGCCGTGCAAAATTCGATGAAATCATGAACTAGGTATGTCAAAACCATGGTTTCCCGGTGAATGACTTGGCCAGGGACTGCCATACTTACAAACGTGAGACCATTGAAGCTGGCAAGGGCAAGATGAAGGGCAGCCGTCCGAAGAAAGGGAAGGGTGACGCCGTTGAGTATGATGAAGGCAGCTACCCCAACATCGAGGGCGTCATGATCATCTTTGGGGGCCCATAGGCCTACAAGGATTGTCGTCGTGAAAAGGTAACCCAACATCTCATCTTTGCCACTGCGCCTGCAGTTCCTATCTATTTAAGATGGTCGGAGCACCTGATCACCTTCAATAGGGACAACCACcttgatcatgtcatcaaggcTAGTCGGTTCCCTCTAGTGGTCAGCGTGGTCGTGGGAGGCATAAAGATGACCAAAGTCCTTATGGACGGAGGAAGCAACATAAACATCCTTTACAAGGATGCGTTCAAGAAGCTAAACATCGAGACAAGCAAACTACGTCCCCCGCATTCTCTGTTCCATGGGATTGTTCCCAGATGACGGGTTATGCCCCTTGGCACGATCACTCTATCTATCATGTTTGGTGGCCTGGTACCCTACCACAAGGAGACACTCTCCTTTGAAGTTGTAGTTTTCGAGGGTccttaccatgccatacttgggaGACCCTActacaccaaattcatggcaatccccagttacgcctacctcaagctcaagatgctaggcccccgCGGTGTCATCACTGTCACGGGTTGTTTTCAAGATGCATATGAGTGTGAGAGGCTGGCTATTGAACAGGCCCAATAGGACCTGATCCTGGATGAGTCAAAACATGCTTTTGAGGATAAACAAGGGATGGGCTCGGGAACGCCACGACGCTCGCCTCGATCCCTAGAGCATTGGTTCATGCTAGAAACTCTGGCCAGCATTTTACCTCATGATTCTATGATTTTTGCTTCGCCGGCTACACCGATGCCACCAGAGGCACCCGACTTGCCTGAAGAAGCAAAACTAGAAGAGGAGAAAGATGACCTGGCCACCAAGGAGGACCCCATGACCGGGGCCTAGAGCACCAACGGTGCAAACAGCAATAAACCTTGAGTCAACCCCAAGCATAGGAGGGACAACCTCCACCAGTGCTGTTAACACACACTAATCGTTGTTTTCCCGCCTTTCAAAAAAAGGGAAATATATATGGTTGCTATGCATGAAAGGGTTTTACTCCTTAGACAGTTAAGGAAACACTTTCCTAGAGAATGGCTTAGGGGCTATGTCCTAAATGCTACGCAACATCTCCCCCTGAGTAAATCCATACTGGTTAGTCGACACTCGAGCTTGGGGGCTTTGCATTGACATGGCAACCCCGAAATAGTCGCATTGATTAGTGTGATCACAGCACTCAGACATGTTATACTAACCTACCCAAGTGCTTGGGGGCTACAACTACAATCACACAACTACTAGTCTACAAAGCAGAATTTTATTCAGATAATATTTTACACAAAAAGCAAACCAACGTGACCCGACCTCAACGAGGAGTATCCTTGATGACCTGCTCTACACTTATGACCACCACAATGGCATTAGTGCCAACACTGAAATTGGCTATCAGCTGTCTGACATCGACATCTTCGGGCACCTCCATCCATGGCGGGAATCTAGGCTCCATCGCATGCAGGCCCACCTCTAGCTAAAGACAAAGGTGAGCGGCAGCAAGGGCCGTCGTGGCCCCATGGCGAGCACCATGTGCTGTTACCTCTCTGATTCGCACAGGGAGGCGAAGAGCATGCTCATGAAGGTCTGACCCCGTCGGTTACATGAACATGATGGCGGCCTCCACTGCCCTATGTAGTGCCACACAATAGTTGCTATTAATCCATGCCATGGTGGCACCGCCACGAGCCCAATCTGTTGACTCGTCACATAGATGAGTCACCTCCACCAGTCTACCGGCTAGCTCCTTGTTGCCCTAGTGAATATCCCTCGCTTCAGCCAGGATAGCGCCTAGCTGCTCTTGGACTGCTGAGAAACACGAAGGTTTAAAGTCAAGACAAGAAGCAATTTCACAAAGGAAGCAAAGAAGTTCAACTCACTGGTGAGCTCAGTGTGGGCCGCCACATTGGtggccctgacatcggccgcCTCTCCGTCCATGGCGCCGAGCGTGACCTCGGCCGTTGCAAGACACTCCTTCAGCCGTTCCACCTCCCAACACCCGTTCTGGAGGGACAGCCCGGCCATGGCCAGCTCCTCTCGCACGCTATGGATGTCATGCTTGTCTCCTTTAGCCTCCTTATCGTCGAAGGAAGATGGCAAGGCCAGCGGTAGCATGACCTGTGTTGCCAGGGGATGTGACGGTGATAGGGCCTCTCAAACGGTAGCGGGCCACGACATCGAGCGTGCTGATGAGAAACCACT encodes:
- the LOC136470228 gene encoding uncharacterized protein — protein: MDDSLSRQNSPSGGLTSALASEACAPGEGSPQPIGAPEDWMMPFSDFLQRGNLPDGATDARRLVQRAKSYKLAGGQIYRRSASGVLLQCVPPKEGKKLLLDIHAGIYAHHAAPRALVVKSFRHGFYWPTALTDARDIIRTCKG
- the LOC136470229 gene encoding uncharacterized protein, which gives rise to MSVKYSNLGGSLDDAALVKKLFDTVPERFLNVVAWIEQFFDLKTLAFDEAVGRLNAFEERTWQGAGGVRFKGGQVLLTQGEWEAKQKNSGGDSSGKGRKQESGGRGRGRGRGGGSSSRGGHGDAGKDSMGKRDKSHIKCFKCHKYMHYANRCPVEKKGEEAHCVKAEDKEPTVLFAETATPGLLEHPPRSNIQRMFLNEARIVPELHLTGGGDPTGDVWYLDNGASNHKTIDRSKFRDLDHAISGKVRFGDDSTIEIQD